A single genomic interval of Blastocatellia bacterium harbors:
- a CDS encoding SBBP repeat-containing protein, translated as MARPTQLALRVSAAACIPDTAVFAPDTLQEVFATYLGSSGHDLPRGIALDPQGNIYIAGQTTSPNFPTKNAFQSTPPAPNGVQQGQGNSFIVKISAIGPIQSGRDFSLGFDSPTVTAQAGTKARIKININRTGGFTGNITVAPGLPGSGIKPKPNASITTTDSRVTFKYKTGAASPGQYPITFTGTDSSGKLRTATVTLIVQ; from the coding sequence TTGGCTAGGCCCACCCAACTTGCACTTCGTGTAAGTGCCGCCGCGTGCATACCAGATACGGCCGTCTTTGCCCCGGATACTCTACAAGAGGTCTTTGCCACCTATCTTGGCAGCAGCGGCCACGATCTTCCCAGGGGCATCGCACTCGACCCGCAGGGCAACATCTACATCGCCGGCCAGACCACGTCGCCCAACTTTCCAACCAAGAATGCCTTCCAATCCACGCCGCCTGCGCCTAATGGCGTGCAGCAAGGACAGGGCAATAGCTTCATCGTCAAAATATCTGCGATTGGCCCCATTCAATCGGGGCGGGACTTCTCGCTCGGATTCGATTCGCCAACCGTCACTGCACAGGCCGGCACGAAGGCGCGCATCAAAATCAACATCAACCGCACGGGCGGCTTCACCGGCAATATCACCGTCGCGCCCGGTCTGCCCGGTAGCGGCATCAAGCCGAAACCGAACGCTTCGATCACCACGACTGACTCAAGAGTGACATTCAAATACAAAACCGGCGCGGCCTCACCCGGTCAGTATCCGATTACTTTCACCGGCACGGATAGTTCAGGCAAGCTGCGTACGGCGACTGTCACACTGATTGTCCAGTAG
- a CDS encoding site-specific integrase: protein MAKERRGMIFQRGANVWYARITFTDESGKRRYIKRRAENKSHARELVKLLLREYEDHGERALESAQMTFNELAEFYKETYLVEPQYIDDRKVAGLRSAYDFRLRLTVLQDYFGKRKLRAITHGDIERFRAIRLQTKTRHGKQRSIATVNRELSLLRRIFNVAARSGWIIKNPFYGSVSLITPGDEKPRERTITKQEEERLLEACIGPRAHLRPIIICALDTGMRRGEIFKLQWSDIDFDSRIITVRAFNTKTMRERQVAITERLFSELEALYEVSTKQPEALCFGISDNVKKSFNTVRKGAGLSDVRFHDLRHTHATRLVAAQMPLSEVGRMLGHTQANTTYRYVNANVETAKRAAAVLDEFNRVIKKEELVVH from the coding sequence ATGGCTAAAGAGCGTCGTGGAATGATATTCCAGCGTGGAGCGAACGTATGGTACGCCCGCATTACTTTCACAGATGAATCAGGTAAGCGCAGGTACATCAAACGTCGTGCGGAGAACAAGAGCCATGCTAGAGAGTTAGTGAAGTTACTCCTGCGTGAATATGAAGATCATGGTGAACGCGCCCTTGAAAGCGCACAGATGACATTCAATGAATTGGCGGAATTCTACAAAGAAACCTACTTAGTGGAACCTCAGTACATAGATGACCGCAAGGTTGCCGGTTTGCGATCAGCATATGATTTCCGGCTGAGATTAACCGTATTACAGGATTATTTTGGCAAGCGAAAGCTGAGGGCCATTACACACGGCGATATAGAACGCTTTCGTGCAATCAGATTACAGACCAAAACGAGGCATGGCAAACAACGCTCTATTGCGACTGTAAACCGCGAACTGTCCCTGCTGCGTCGAATTTTCAATGTAGCCGCACGGAGCGGGTGGATAATTAAGAACCCTTTTTATGGTAGCGTATCTTTAATTACTCCTGGTGACGAAAAACCAAGAGAACGTACTATAACCAAGCAAGAAGAGGAGCGATTGCTTGAAGCCTGTATAGGTCCGCGCGCTCATCTTCGTCCTATTATCATTTGTGCTCTAGATACCGGAATGCGACGAGGGGAGATTTTCAAGCTTCAATGGTCTGATATCGACTTCGACAGTCGTATTATTACAGTGAGGGCGTTTAACACTAAGACCATGAGAGAACGGCAGGTCGCAATAACCGAACGTCTGTTTAGTGAGTTAGAAGCTTTATACGAAGTATCTACAAAACAGCCGGAAGCTCTCTGCTTCGGGATCAGCGATAATGTGAAGAAATCATTTAACACAGTTCGGAAAGGAGCAGGACTATCTGATGTGCGCTTTCACGATTTGCGACACACTCATGCCACAAGACTTGTAGCTGCTCAAATGCCATTGTCTGAAGTTGGGCGCATGCTTGGTCACACCCAGGCTAATACTACATACAGATATGTGAATGCTAACGTGGAGACCGCGAAGAGAGCCGCAGCTGTGCTCGATGAATTCAATCGTGTAATCAAGAAGGAGGAGTTGGTAGTACACTGA
- a CDS encoding helix-turn-helix transcriptional regulator has translation MGKVARPKPKFLAKKLKEIRVGFGLSQSEMLKQLELDERVFYSAISGYELGTREPSLPVLLKYARLAGICLDVLVDDELDLPAKVPAKKIKHLIKE, from the coding sequence ATGGGAAAGGTAGCCCGCCCGAAACCTAAATTCTTAGCCAAGAAACTCAAGGAGATTCGCGTCGGTTTCGGCCTGTCTCAATCAGAGATGCTAAAGCAGTTGGAGTTAGATGAGAGGGTGTTTTATAGCGCGATCTCAGGTTATGAGCTTGGCACTAGAGAGCCGTCCTTACCCGTTTTGCTCAAGTACGCGCGCCTTGCAGGAATTTGTCTGGACGTGCTGGTTGATGATGAACTCGACCTGCCTGCGAAAGTGCCTGCTAAGAAGATCAAACATTTAATCAAGGAGTAG
- a CDS encoding YncE family protein, producing the protein MYNPKINSITFLLCALVLASIASTKVQAQQATGYHLSNRIAVGGGEGGWDYLTVDSESRRLYLSHGTQVNVVDADSGKLIGTIPDTPGVHGIAIAAEFKHGFTSNGREGKVSMFDPATLQLIKKIDVGEGPDGIYYDSRTKRVFTNNHGSHDITAIDAKTGTVVGTVKADGDGEQAVIGKDGLIYVNSENTSEVVAFDPQSLQVKHRFPIGVAKTPTGLAYDAKTNRLFIGCRNAPMMVVMDAVSGKVITSLPIGKGVDYAGFDPQSGLIFFSCSEGVLNIFHEKSADQYEDAGAVKTQQGARTMAFDTKTRKIFLSVAEVEETSATEAGQRPQRRIKPGSFAVLVLSK; encoded by the coding sequence ATGTACAATCCAAAGATCAACTCCATTACCTTCCTGCTCTGTGCGCTTGTGCTTGCGTCAATTGCCAGCACCAAAGTCCAGGCGCAGCAGGCCACCGGATATCACCTGTCAAACCGCATAGCGGTCGGCGGCGGCGAAGGCGGGTGGGACTATCTCACCGTCGATAGCGAGTCGCGCCGCCTCTACCTTTCGCACGGCACGCAGGTGAACGTCGTGGACGCCGACAGCGGCAAGCTGATCGGCACCATTCCCGACACGCCCGGCGTTCACGGCATCGCCATCGCCGCCGAGTTCAAGCATGGGTTCACCAGCAATGGCCGCGAGGGCAAGGTGTCGATGTTCGATCCGGCGACGCTGCAACTCATCAAAAAGATCGACGTGGGGGAAGGGCCGGACGGGATTTATTATGACTCGCGCACCAAGCGGGTCTTCACCAATAATCATGGCTCACACGACATCACCGCCATTGATGCGAAGACCGGCACGGTCGTTGGCACAGTGAAAGCCGACGGCGACGGCGAGCAGGCGGTGATCGGCAAAGACGGGTTGATCTACGTCAACAGCGAGAATACCTCGGAAGTGGTGGCCTTCGATCCGCAGTCGCTTCAGGTGAAGCATCGTTTCCCCATCGGCGTGGCGAAGACGCCCACGGGCCTTGCCTATGACGCCAAGACGAACCGGCTCTTCATCGGCTGCCGCAACGCGCCGATGATGGTCGTCATGGACGCTGTGAGCGGCAAGGTGATTACCAGCCTGCCAATCGGCAAAGGGGTAGACTACGCTGGCTTTGATCCGCAGTCCGGGCTGATCTTTTTCTCGTGTAGCGAAGGGGTCTTGAACATCTTCCATGAGAAGTCAGCAGACCAGTACGAAGACGCCGGCGCGGTGAAGACGCAGCAGGGCGCCAGGACCATGGCCTTCGACACGAAAACCCGAAAGATCTTTCTCTCGGTCGCCGAAGTCGAGGAAACATCAGCGACAGAAGCCGGACAGCGACCACAGCGCCGCATCAAGCCGGGGTCATTTGCCGTTCTGGTGTTGAGCAAGTAA
- a CDS encoding phosphatase PAP2 family protein yields MSYQVIKHCKALKPMCFIEGSHLKTSPTIHETFSRSSERGGQMHLVIGLGAALAALLFFLWLVEEVLEGDTQAFDDNLRTLIHQYASPSLTTVMQLFSFLGSLACLSGLSTLATLYLAVLKRWRDLTHLAIIMIGSLILENGLKIGFHRARPVSFFGTPTPPTYSFPSGHALLSLCFYGATAYLMTRRFTSNKTRILLLLITALLIGLIGFSRIYLGVHYPSDVIAGYLVATIWVMCVALADHFYRRAAHRRPS; encoded by the coding sequence GTGAGTTATCAAGTCATCAAACACTGCAAGGCGCTCAAGCCCATGTGTTTCATCGAGGGTAGTCATCTGAAAACCTCCCCCACAATTCATGAGACGTTCTCACGGTCGTCCGAGCGCGGCGGCCAAATGCACCTAGTAATCGGACTGGGAGCCGCGCTAGCCGCGCTCTTGTTTTTTCTCTGGCTCGTAGAGGAGGTGCTCGAAGGCGACACACAAGCGTTCGATGACAACCTGCGAACGCTGATACATCAGTATGCCTCGCCAAGCCTGACTACGGTGATGCAACTCTTTTCATTTCTCGGCTCTCTCGCTTGCCTTTCTGGCTTGAGCACGCTCGCCACTCTTTACCTTGCAGTGCTCAAGAGGTGGCGCGACCTGACCCACCTGGCCATCATCATGATCGGCAGTTTGATTTTAGAGAATGGGCTGAAGATTGGTTTCCACCGTGCCCGGCCTGTTTCCTTTTTCGGTACTCCGACGCCGCCGACCTACAGCTTTCCGAGCGGCCACGCGCTGCTTTCTCTATGCTTTTATGGTGCTACGGCTTACTTGATGACTCGCCGCTTTACAAGCAATAAGACGCGCATTCTACTACTTCTCATCACCGCATTGCTGATCGGCCTCATCGGCTTCTCGCGCATCTATCTGGGCGTGCACTATCCTAGCGATGTGATCGCCGGTTACCTGGTGGCGACCATTTGGGTCATGTGCGTCGCACTCGCGGATCACTTCTACCGCCGCGCAGCCCACCGCCGCCCAAGTTGA
- a CDS encoding helix-turn-helix domain-containing protein, whose protein sequence is MKDTETVKGRAAEQLFGVYKKLAETGRVGLTEKELCEVLGICRLTALRSRQSGKLRYCKLTATKLLYLPEHIEEFLKSCERRDTSRRNRRKLDMY, encoded by the coding sequence ATGAAGGATACTGAAACAGTAAAGGGAAGGGCGGCAGAGCAGTTATTCGGTGTCTACAAGAAGCTTGCTGAGACTGGTAGGGTAGGGTTGACTGAAAAAGAGTTGTGTGAGGTTCTTGGTATTTGCCGCTTGACTGCCTTGCGCAGCCGACAATCCGGCAAACTTCGATACTGTAAGTTAACAGCAACCAAGCTGCTTTATCTACCTGAGCATATTGAGGAGTTTCTCAAAAGCTGTGAGAGGCGAGATACCTCACGGCGTAATAGACGGAAACTTGATATGTACTAA